From a region of the Tenggerimyces flavus genome:
- a CDS encoding helix-turn-helix transcriptional regulator, with the protein MAARQTEFAGREAERRVLAAVINAAEAGRPGGVFVRGEAGVGKTCLVRVVCDKATSNGAEILWARCMRFGAADAPYVALIGGLEGWLEAAEPSERADVLAAVPATSELLPSLGGHPERSMVRLMPVVDGLIQAIASLRPVVLVVDDVQWADSATRDALTYLVAGFRSQRLAILATYRDEELAPGDPLHVWLADLVRLPSVSTLRLDRMSPNETEGQVTLLLGGRSEPHLLAEVTRLADGNPYLSELLVHGLTAADEELPTDLPDELTDALLAAWHRLSVPSREVMRLLAIGGRPATADVLVEVAATRGIAFDVVTAALVESTQNGICVASDAETCWFRHPLLAEVLEASFVPGEAVPVHAAWAATLEHRMGTGVEELRRVGDLARHYEGAHDPAASLEVSLRAVDLAKGLKALSEEAVHLRRALRLWPAEETDGELDLLDRLATVNWLADDGDEALAAMTRSLELVDEHRDPLRASWILRCVAESEYTTGRRAEGEDVEAVRRALELATPYPDSPQYAQALADLSGTYFWVDEMEAARQYADEAIEAAHRAGSHRALMRGYTVAAYAYQFEDRAGHDSVEAMRHARLFGDPRGVWGAGWARKVWLNWHGRLSEAIPDDVAALSEALDAGATNVAALYFGDLARIRLVIGQHAEAEQEIRQGLALARVPYSAANVRLAAALLATRQGDLAAARLHRRRAYELIPDLETRPSQMAPPTLAEILIAEGRPADALDLLARTMEVQIVDPRIADEMLVLSARSAADLAEHARDLRDLHRVSHARQLLDSVDELRRKLLPPPFATLTAENLIQPAFKTLYVAETARCWAQPNTSELWEEATHRCASAGLRWDEAIARYRWAQALLHERAGKAAVAVPLRTAYKLTDELGAGPHRHLVEELAALARISLSEPDVAAIDLPAAFRSLTHREREVLSHLVVNRTYAEIARALFISEKTVSVHVSNLLRKTGATSSRELAAVAQRIKIPIEPA; encoded by the coding sequence GTGGCTGCGCGGCAGACGGAGTTCGCCGGGCGCGAGGCGGAACGCAGGGTTCTCGCGGCGGTGATCAATGCCGCTGAGGCGGGGCGGCCGGGCGGGGTGTTTGTGCGCGGCGAGGCCGGTGTCGGCAAGACCTGCCTGGTACGGGTGGTTTGCGACAAAGCGACGTCGAACGGCGCGGAGATTCTGTGGGCGCGGTGCATGCGGTTCGGCGCGGCGGACGCCCCTTACGTCGCATTGATCGGCGGCCTCGAGGGTTGGCTGGAAGCGGCCGAGCCTTCCGAACGCGCGGACGTCCTCGCCGCTGTTCCGGCCACCTCCGAGCTCCTGCCATCGTTGGGCGGGCACCCCGAGCGGAGCATGGTTCGGCTGATGCCGGTGGTCGATGGGTTGATCCAGGCGATCGCCTCACTCCGGCCTGTGGTGCTCGTTGTCGATGACGTGCAGTGGGCGGACTCGGCCACGCGCGATGCTCTCACCTACCTGGTCGCGGGGTTCCGCAGTCAGCGCCTCGCGATCTTGGCGACCTACCGCGACGAGGAACTCGCGCCCGGAGATCCGCTGCACGTCTGGCTGGCCGACCTCGTGCGTCTACCCTCTGTCTCCACGCTCCGGCTGGATCGGATGAGTCCGAACGAGACCGAGGGGCAGGTGACGCTTCTGCTCGGCGGTCGATCTGAGCCGCACCTGCTTGCCGAGGTCACGCGGCTCGCCGACGGCAACCCGTATCTCAGCGAGCTGCTCGTCCATGGCCTGACGGCGGCCGACGAAGAGCTTCCCACCGATCTGCCGGACGAGTTGACCGACGCGCTACTGGCCGCGTGGCATCGGTTGTCGGTGCCGTCACGGGAGGTGATGCGGCTGCTGGCGATCGGCGGGCGTCCCGCGACAGCAGACGTCCTGGTCGAGGTCGCCGCGACACGAGGCATCGCGTTCGACGTCGTGACCGCGGCGTTGGTCGAGTCGACACAGAACGGGATCTGCGTGGCTTCCGACGCCGAGACGTGCTGGTTCCGGCATCCGCTGCTGGCGGAGGTGCTGGAGGCATCCTTCGTGCCCGGCGAGGCAGTCCCGGTCCACGCGGCTTGGGCCGCGACTTTGGAGCACCGGATGGGCACGGGGGTTGAGGAATTGCGTCGCGTCGGCGATCTTGCGCGCCACTACGAGGGCGCCCACGACCCGGCCGCGAGTCTGGAGGTGTCGCTGCGAGCCGTCGACCTGGCCAAGGGACTCAAGGCGCTGTCTGAGGAGGCCGTCCACCTCCGTCGCGCCCTCCGCCTGTGGCCGGCCGAGGAGACTGACGGCGAGCTGGACCTGCTCGACCGGCTCGCCACCGTGAATTGGCTGGCCGATGATGGCGACGAGGCCCTGGCGGCGATGACCCGATCGCTCGAGCTGGTCGACGAACACAGGGATCCGCTACGCGCGAGTTGGATCCTGAGATGTGTGGCGGAATCTGAGTACACCACCGGACGTCGTGCCGAAGGCGAAGACGTCGAGGCAGTCCGGCGTGCCCTCGAGCTCGCCACGCCATACCCTGACAGCCCCCAATATGCGCAAGCCCTCGCCGACCTCAGCGGGACCTACTTCTGGGTCGATGAGATGGAAGCCGCGCGACAGTACGCCGATGAAGCCATCGAAGCCGCCCATCGGGCCGGGTCACATCGGGCCTTGATGCGCGGGTACACCGTTGCGGCCTACGCGTACCAGTTCGAAGATCGTGCCGGCCACGACTCCGTCGAAGCTATGCGTCATGCCCGGCTCTTTGGCGATCCGAGAGGTGTGTGGGGCGCTGGGTGGGCCCGAAAGGTATGGCTCAACTGGCACGGTCGACTCTCGGAGGCGATTCCCGACGACGTGGCGGCGCTGAGCGAAGCGCTCGACGCAGGTGCGACGAACGTCGCCGCCCTCTACTTTGGCGATCTCGCCCGGATACGGCTCGTCATCGGCCAGCATGCCGAAGCCGAGCAGGAGATCCGGCAGGGACTGGCCCTGGCGCGAGTTCCGTATTCCGCGGCAAACGTCCGTCTGGCCGCGGCTCTGCTCGCGACCCGGCAGGGCGACCTCGCCGCGGCTCGGCTGCATCGGCGCAGGGCGTACGAGCTGATCCCGGACCTCGAGACCCGCCCGTCGCAGATGGCACCGCCCACGCTGGCAGAGATCCTGATCGCCGAAGGTCGCCCGGCCGATGCGCTTGACCTGCTCGCGCGGACGATGGAGGTCCAGATCGTTGACCCGCGCATTGCCGACGAAATGCTGGTACTCAGCGCACGTTCGGCTGCCGACCTGGCCGAGCATGCGCGGGACCTACGCGACCTTCACCGTGTGTCGCATGCTCGGCAGCTCCTGGACAGCGTCGACGAACTGCGACGGAAGCTGCTGCCTCCTCCGTTCGCTACCCTCACGGCCGAGAATCTGATCCAACCAGCGTTCAAAACGCTGTACGTCGCCGAGACAGCAAGGTGCTGGGCACAACCGAACACGTCGGAGCTGTGGGAGGAAGCCACTCACCGCTGCGCCTCCGCCGGACTGCGATGGGACGAGGCGATCGCCCGCTACCGCTGGGCACAGGCCTTGCTCCACGAACGAGCCGGGAAGGCCGCCGTTGCCGTGCCCCTCCGAACGGCCTACAAACTCACAGACGAACTGGGCGCCGGCCCACACAGGCACCTGGTCGAGGAACTCGCCGCGCTCGCCCGGATCTCCCTCTCCGAGCCTGACGTCGCAGCGATCGATCTCCCGGCAGCATTCCGTTCCCTTACTCACCGCGAACGGGAGGTTCTTTCCCACCTGGTCGTCAATCGGACCTATGCCGAGATCGCCCGTGCGCTGTTCATCAGCGAGAAGACCGTCAGCGTGCACGTCTCGAACCTGCTCCGCAAGACCGGAGCCACGTCCAGCCGCGAACTCGCCGCCGTCGCACAGCGGATCAAGATCCCTATCGAGCCCGCGTAA
- a CDS encoding TetR/AcrR family transcriptional regulator, producing MQTPAFQRARSVEHKQQRRDEMLAAARDLAAAHGVRAVTMTDIANEVGVHKSGVLRYFETREAVFLELLTEGWTEWMDACVPAIYQANGNPAKVAKAIAGTLAKRPLFCDLLAHAPMNLERGVSVEAVREFKASAFRQIDRFERAVTTALPKLTKADARALISAANAFASTLWQISHPTAAVAELYRTDPHLAHAVVDFAPSLRRQTETTILGLLTRRQNG from the coding sequence ATGCAGACACCGGCCTTCCAGCGCGCGCGGAGCGTCGAGCACAAGCAACAACGCCGCGACGAGATGCTTGCTGCCGCGCGCGACCTCGCGGCGGCGCACGGTGTACGCGCGGTCACGATGACCGACATCGCGAACGAGGTCGGCGTCCACAAGTCCGGCGTCCTCCGCTACTTCGAGACCCGCGAGGCCGTCTTCCTCGAGCTCCTCACCGAGGGCTGGACGGAGTGGATGGACGCCTGCGTCCCCGCGATTTACCAGGCCAACGGCAACCCGGCCAAGGTGGCAAAGGCGATCGCGGGCACGCTCGCCAAGCGCCCGCTGTTCTGCGACCTCCTCGCCCACGCCCCGATGAACCTCGAGCGTGGCGTCTCCGTCGAGGCCGTACGCGAGTTCAAGGCGTCCGCGTTCCGCCAGATCGACCGGTTCGAACGCGCCGTCACCACGGCACTTCCGAAACTCACCAAGGCCGACGCAAGAGCACTGATCTCGGCGGCGAACGCGTTCGCCTCAACCCTGTGGCAGATCAGCCACCCCACGGCCGCCGTGGCCGAGCTCTACCGCACCGATCCGCACCTGGCCCACGCCGTCGTCGACTTCGCACCGAGCCTGCGCCGCCAGACCGAGACCACGATCCTCGGCCTGCTCACCCGCCGGCAGAACGGTTGA
- a CDS encoding ROK family transcriptional regulator, whose protein sequence is MDHAKPSLELVSSLTDEHVLRALMEHRRLTRAELAARIGISKPTAGESVRRLAERGLVVDTGERTQGGRGRGRVGSYYALTENAGTALTVSIAPEGVVAECVDAYGDTRARATRALDRPARPEDIAAAVRAAVEEVATEPRLAVVSAADPVDRATGRLIQLPDAPFLLGELDPADVLAPYVDGPVVVDNDVNWAARAEEAGDDFAYLFLGEGLGCAIVHDGEVRRGGNGLAGELAHVITVGEDGSATPFIEVFGQLGLRRPGSTAIDPARLIGMTVWHRAIGEAVSGVLAAIVALADPAKVVVGGDWGPALLPAIGKAFDAHRRRVPLQAASVTDEPALNGARGDALNRLRADIVSPGRTGRSERAAPGRPSR, encoded by the coding sequence GTGGATCATGCGAAGCCGTCGCTGGAGCTGGTGAGCTCGCTCACCGACGAGCACGTCCTGCGCGCGCTGATGGAGCACCGGCGCCTGACCAGGGCCGAGCTCGCCGCGCGGATCGGCATCTCCAAGCCGACGGCAGGCGAGAGCGTCCGGCGGCTGGCCGAGCGCGGGCTGGTGGTCGACACCGGCGAACGGACGCAGGGCGGGCGCGGCCGCGGCAGGGTCGGCTCGTACTACGCGCTGACCGAGAACGCCGGCACCGCGTTGACCGTCAGCATCGCGCCCGAAGGGGTGGTCGCGGAGTGCGTGGACGCGTACGGCGACACCCGCGCGCGGGCAACCCGAGCACTCGACAGGCCCGCAAGGCCGGAGGACATCGCCGCGGCCGTGCGGGCTGCCGTGGAGGAGGTCGCCACCGAACCCCGCCTGGCCGTCGTCAGCGCCGCCGACCCGGTGGACCGCGCCACCGGACGGCTGATCCAGCTGCCCGACGCCCCGTTCCTGCTCGGCGAGCTCGACCCCGCCGACGTCCTCGCGCCATACGTCGACGGCCCGGTCGTCGTGGACAACGACGTCAACTGGGCGGCGCGCGCGGAGGAGGCCGGCGACGACTTCGCCTACCTGTTCCTCGGCGAGGGACTCGGCTGCGCGATCGTCCACGACGGCGAGGTACGCCGGGGTGGCAACGGCCTGGCCGGCGAGCTCGCGCACGTCATCACCGTGGGCGAGGACGGGAGCGCGACCCCGTTCATCGAGGTGTTCGGCCAGCTCGGTCTCCGCCGGCCGGGCTCCACGGCCATCGACCCCGCCCGCCTGATCGGGATGACGGTGTGGCACCGAGCGATCGGCGAGGCCGTCAGCGGCGTCCTCGCCGCGATCGTCGCCCTCGCCGACCCGGCGAAGGTCGTCGTCGGAGGCGACTGGGGCCCGGCGCTCCTGCCCGCGATCGGCAAGGCGTTCGACGCCCACCGGCGCCGCGTCCCGCTCCAAGCGGCGAGCGTCACCGACGAGCCCGCCCTGAACGGCGCGCGCGGAGACGCCCTCAACCGCCTCCGCGCGGACATCGTCAGCCCAGGTCGGACAGGTCGATCCGAGCGAGCCGCTCCGGGTCGCCCATCACGTTGA
- a CDS encoding DUF1479 domain-containing protein, giving the protein MTSVLPTALPHWEQTPDDLPGAIREVKAALRARIAASGRSVEEVFAVVERGIQAEVDEIVAARSRGEAIWPVLEYADLEAGTVPASTLALLRRRGCLVVRGHFESSQALRWDQDIVEYVESNQFFENYRGPGDDFFGSVGSKPEIYPLYWSSAQMEARQSDRMARVQSFLNGLWKSSSSDGQRWFDPDRDSLYPDRIRRRPPGTNSQGLGTHLDPGTLDLWMTSAYQQAFRHLFDGTVEEYDPWDAAHRTSGPQYPGSTMCSVFRTFQGWTALSDMDHDQGVLHTVPIAGAMAYLLLRPLLPDVPDDDMCGVTVNQVFPASSRWHGPLLEALSGIPSVRAGDSVWWHCDMIHSVAPVTDQQGWGNVMYIPAAPWCPRNERYAPLVRSAFESGSSPSDFPAEHYERSWANRFQPARLNSTGRRGLGLD; this is encoded by the coding sequence ATGACGTCCGTACTGCCGACCGCCCTCCCGCACTGGGAGCAGACGCCCGACGATCTGCCCGGCGCGATCCGCGAAGTCAAGGCCGCGCTGCGGGCGCGGATCGCCGCGTCCGGCCGCAGTGTCGAGGAGGTGTTCGCGGTCGTCGAGCGCGGCATCCAGGCCGAGGTCGACGAGATCGTCGCGGCTCGTTCGCGCGGCGAGGCGATCTGGCCGGTGCTGGAGTACGCGGACCTCGAGGCGGGCACCGTCCCGGCCTCGACGCTGGCGTTGCTGCGGCGTCGCGGCTGCCTCGTAGTGCGCGGGCACTTCGAGAGCTCGCAGGCGCTGAGGTGGGACCAGGACATCGTCGAGTACGTCGAGAGCAACCAGTTCTTCGAGAACTACCGCGGCCCGGGCGACGACTTCTTCGGCTCGGTCGGGTCGAAGCCGGAGATCTATCCGCTCTACTGGTCGTCGGCGCAGATGGAGGCGCGGCAGAGCGACCGGATGGCTCGGGTGCAGTCTTTCCTCAACGGGCTATGGAAGTCCTCGTCTTCCGACGGGCAGCGGTGGTTCGATCCGGACCGCGACTCGCTGTACCCGGACCGGATCCGCCGCCGGCCTCCGGGCACGAACTCTCAGGGACTGGGGACGCATCTCGACCCGGGCACGCTCGATCTGTGGATGACCTCGGCATACCAGCAGGCGTTCCGGCATCTGTTCGACGGGACGGTCGAGGAGTACGACCCGTGGGACGCGGCGCATCGCACGAGCGGGCCGCAGTACCCGGGCAGCACGATGTGCTCGGTGTTCCGTACATTCCAGGGCTGGACGGCGCTGTCGGACATGGACCACGACCAGGGCGTGCTGCACACCGTCCCGATCGCGGGCGCGATGGCGTACCTGCTGCTGCGGCCGCTGCTGCCCGACGTGCCGGACGACGACATGTGCGGCGTGACGGTGAACCAGGTCTTCCCGGCTTCGTCTCGGTGGCACGGACCTTTGCTCGAGGCCCTGTCCGGCATTCCTTCCGTGCGGGCTGGGGATTCGGTGTGGTGGCACTGCGACATGATCCACAGCGTCGCGCCGGTGACGGACCAGCAGGGCTGGGGCAACGTGATGTACATCCCGGCCGCGCCCTGGTGCCCGCGGAACGAGCGGTACGCGCCGCTGGTGCGGTCGGCGTTCGAGAGCGGGTCGAGCCCTTCGGACTTCCCCGCGGAGCACTACGAACGTTCCTGGGCGAACCGCTTCCAGCCCGCTCGGCTCAACTCCACCGGGCGTCGCGGGCTCGGGCTCGACTAG
- a CDS encoding phosphotransferase encodes MRWVAEDFGDVLSVQALHDDAAPWLVRTSKGNAVLRSVTDRIGVSMVATGAAALLAAEEYGLPAPRLLASELNELHVTLETIAEGSTRWPQNASPALLRDAGAALARIHAHTRAPQQQLPYRPRPIAVDDFARDRRQGLMPTTPLLQKADEIIQGIAAPSGETVFLHGDVWPGNVMIDGERCVALIDWKTAGVGQPGVDVSELRKQVALTYGPDAPAHVQAGWESEAGRPAEDVAYWDATAALNTRTQLDEPELTIRRDAFLSRALSKLT; translated from the coding sequence ATGCGCTGGGTCGCCGAGGATTTCGGCGACGTGCTATCTGTGCAAGCTCTCCATGACGATGCCGCTCCATGGCTCGTCCGGACGAGCAAAGGGAACGCCGTCCTCCGATCCGTGACCGACCGCATCGGCGTGTCGATGGTCGCCACCGGCGCCGCCGCACTGCTGGCGGCGGAGGAGTACGGGTTGCCGGCCCCGAGGCTGTTGGCCAGCGAGCTGAACGAGCTCCACGTGACGCTCGAGACCATCGCCGAAGGCTCGACGCGATGGCCACAGAACGCGTCGCCTGCCTTGCTCCGCGACGCGGGCGCCGCGCTGGCCCGCATCCATGCGCATACGAGAGCGCCGCAGCAGCAGCTTCCGTACAGACCTCGACCCATCGCCGTCGACGACTTCGCCCGAGACCGGCGACAAGGTCTGATGCCGACAACGCCCTTACTACAAAAGGCAGACGAGATCATCCAAGGCATCGCCGCGCCCTCAGGAGAGACCGTCTTCCTGCACGGCGACGTCTGGCCCGGCAACGTCATGATCGACGGCGAACGCTGCGTCGCGCTGATCGACTGGAAGACCGCCGGCGTCGGCCAACCCGGCGTCGACGTCAGCGAGCTTCGCAAGCAGGTCGCGCTCACGTACGGACCGGACGCGCCAGCGCACGTTCAAGCGGGCTGGGAAAGCGAGGCCGGTCGCCCGGCGGAGGACGTCGCCTACTGGGACGCGACCGCCGCACTGAACACCCGCACCCAGCTGGACGAACCTGAGCTGACGATCCGGCGCGACGCGTTCCTCAGCCGAGCGCTCAGCAAGCTGACCTAG
- a CDS encoding SDR family NAD(P)-dependent oxidoreductase produces MSIWFVTGASRGLGRALTAAALEAGHDVVATARTPAQLDSLAVLYPNSLRTLALDVTDPAAVSAAIATTLSWHGRVDVVVNNAGYANIAPVETMDPADFRAQLEANFFGTVSVTRAVLPTMRAQRSGHVLQISSIGGRAGAPGVSAYQAAKWAVEGFSEALAAEVAPFGVKLTIVEPGAMRTDWAGSSMRIDPLPAEYEATVGQLAAHLRRVNGREPIDPQLAARAIVHLTTADNPPLRLLIGTDAADIAAVVATRRATEDAAWDSVARSVDFPDASHSDWQQVDSLAENYRR; encoded by the coding sequence ATGTCTATCTGGTTTGTCACTGGAGCATCCCGCGGCCTCGGCCGCGCCCTCACAGCCGCAGCTCTCGAGGCCGGCCACGACGTCGTGGCGACGGCCCGCACGCCGGCGCAGCTGGACTCGCTCGCCGTTCTGTACCCGAACTCCCTGCGCACGTTGGCATTGGACGTCACCGACCCGGCGGCAGTCTCGGCGGCGATCGCCACAACGCTGTCGTGGCACGGGCGCGTGGACGTGGTGGTCAATAACGCGGGCTACGCCAACATCGCGCCGGTCGAGACCATGGACCCGGCCGACTTCCGGGCGCAGCTCGAGGCGAACTTCTTCGGCACAGTGTCGGTAACCCGCGCCGTGCTGCCGACCATGCGAGCCCAGCGCTCGGGCCACGTCCTGCAGATCTCCTCCATCGGCGGCCGCGCCGGTGCGCCGGGAGTTTCGGCTTACCAGGCAGCGAAGTGGGCCGTGGAGGGCTTCTCCGAAGCCCTGGCCGCCGAGGTGGCGCCGTTCGGCGTGAAGCTGACCATCGTCGAGCCGGGCGCGATGCGTACGGACTGGGCCGGCTCCTCGATGCGGATCGACCCGCTGCCGGCGGAGTACGAGGCGACAGTCGGCCAACTCGCCGCCCACCTCCGCCGAGTCAACGGCCGAGAGCCAATCGACCCTCAGCTCGCCGCCCGCGCGATCGTGCACCTGACCACAGCAGACAACCCACCCCTGCGGTTGCTGATCGGCACCGACGCAGCCGACATAGCCGCCGTCGTGGCCACCCGCCGCGCCACCGAAGACGCCGCCTGGGATTCGGTAGCCCGCTCCGTCGACTTCCCCGACGCGTCGCACTCCGACTGGCAACAAGTCGACTCCCTGGCGGAGAACTACCGCCGCTAG